From the Cucurbita pepo subsp. pepo cultivar mu-cu-16 chromosome LG05, ASM280686v2, whole genome shotgun sequence genome, one window contains:
- the LOC111795714 gene encoding uncharacterized protein LOC111795714, which produces MEGARKAPFFPPQLWAAALGCGVVAFCLVQLGHYCTLVVVGGLLVSLAMAAAAAVVTWITVVVFLVLIGRSRQRVVAEGRKISKEIMVGLVVKVLLKEGKVLGGLCGAVLGCLAVAWGPSLPIAHYYAASDW; this is translated from the coding sequence ATGGAAGGAGCAAGAAAGGCGCCATTTTTCCCACCACAATTGTGGGCTGCAGCGTTGGGGTGTGGAGTCGTTGCATTTTGTTTGGTGCAATTGGGGCATTATTGCACTTTGGTTGTGGTGGGTGGCTTGTTGGTTTCCTTGGCTATGGCGGCGGCTGCGGCGGTGGTCACGTGGATCACGGTGGTGGTTTTCCTGGTCCTGATTGGGAGGTCGAGGCAGAGGGTGGTGGCGGAGGGGAGGAAGATTAGTAAAGAGATAATGGTGGGGCTTGTGGTGAAGGTGTTGTTGAAGGAAGGCAAGGTTTTGGGTGGGCTTTGCGGTGCTGTTTTGGGCTGCTTGGCGGTAGCTTGGGGTCCATCCCTGCCCATTGCTCATTATTATGCCGCTTCGGATTGGTGA
- the LOC111794558 gene encoding transcription factor bHLH162-like, which translates to MERGREAAGNQQNGSTNKVERKVLEKNRRNQMKLLYSNLNSLLPPNQSTDSPLTMLDQIEEAIKYIQSLTVKLDKVKEKKKRILTSAPTRSPSSNLPELKIKEMGSAVEVVFTTELNDRFLFYEIIRIFHEERVEIINATYSVLDDTVLYSLHAEIEDVLYAFGATKLTERLKRLAYEWKSDAEQQAAGASSSGYGGSHPSEDTPTARYGGCF; encoded by the exons ATGGAGAGAGGTCGGGAAGCAGCTGGGAACCAACAAAATGGAAGCACTAACAAGGTTGAAAGAAAGGTTTTGGAGAAGAATCGAAGAAACCAGATGAAATTGCTGTATTCCAACCTCAATTCTCTCCTCCCACCCAATCAATCCAct gaTTCGCCATTGACGATGTTGGATCAGATAGAGGAGGCAATTAAGTACATACAATCACTTACCGTCAAGCTCGACAAAGtcaaggagaagaagaagagaattcTGACGTCCGCCCCGACGAGGAGCCCGAGTAGTAACCTACCGgaattgaaaatcaaagaGATGGGTTCGGCTGTCGAGGTTGTTTTCACGACGGAGTTGAATGATCGGTTCTTATTTTATGAGATTATTCGCATCTTCCATGAAGAGCGAGTCGAGATCATCAATGCTACTTATTCTGTTCTCGATGACACCGTCCTTTACTCACTCCATGCCGAG ATTGAAGACGTGTTGTACGCGTTCGGGGCAACCAAGCTAACGGAGAGGCTAAAAAGATTAGCTTATGAATGGAAGAGTGATGCAGAACAGCAGGCTGCAGGAGCTTCTTCCAGTGGTTATGGTGGAAGCCATCCGTCGGAGGACACTCCGACGGCGAGATACGGTGGCTGTTTTTAG
- the LOC111795166 gene encoding transcription factor bHLH162-like, translating into MKLLYSNLNSLLPPNKSTDSPLTVSDQIEEAIKYIKSLEMKLQKCKEKKERILARLNMSSALSDGASTNNNSPELRIKEMGSIVEVVFTRGFEDQSLFNELIGVFHEERAEIINLNYSVHEDMFLYSIHAEIEDVVYELGAKKLVERLNKLVYEWKSDAEMLAGGASSSGHGGTHPPANIPTMSSGRHF; encoded by the exons ATGAAATTGCTGTATTCCAACCTCAATTCTCTCCTCCCACCCAATAAATCCAct gaTTCGCCATTGACGGTGTCGGATCAGATAGAGGAAGCCATTAAGTACATAAAATCACTTGAGATGAAGCTGCAGAAGTGcaaggagaagaaggagagaatTCTGGCAAGGTTGAATATGTCGTCGGCGCTGTCGGACGGAGCGTCGACGAATAATAATTCGCCTGAATTGAGAATCAAAGAGATGGGTTCGATTGTGGAGGTTGTTTTCACAAGAGGGTTTGAGGATCAATCTTTGTTTAATGAGCTTATTGGCGTCTTTCATGAGGAGCGAGCGGAGATCATTAATCTTAATTATTCCGTTCATGAGGACATGTTCTTGTATTCGATCCATGCAGAG ATTGAAGACGTGGTGTACGAATTGGGAGCGAAGAAACTAGTGGAGAGGCTGAACAAATTAGTTTATGAATGGAAGAGTGATGCTGAAATGCTGGCCGGAGGAGCTTCTTCAAGCGGCCATGGGGGAACCCATCCGCCGGCGAACATTCCGACGATGAGTTCCGGTCGCCATTTCTAG
- the LOC111795702 gene encoding early nodulin-like protein 1, which translates to MAPPTLAAFLALALLAAMVSSSHAYKFYVGGRDGWVQNPSENFNHWAERNRFQVNDTLYFKYKNGTDSVLVVSKEDYFSCNTKNPVITLKDGESIFKFGHSGPFYFISGDADRCQKGQRLIVVVLAVRHKQHLAPSPQAPTPTAQSPENAGSPESGVGFTAPVPAPAKSSAFGGSVSALSLGVVLVSFFVGFV; encoded by the exons ATGGCGCCTCCAACCCTTGCTGCCTTCCTCGCCCTCGCTTTACTTGCTGCTATGGTTTCCTCTTCTCATGCCTACAAATTCTATGTCGGCGGCAGAGATGGCTGGGTTCAAAACCCTTCTGAGAACTTCAATCACTGGGCTGAGCGCAACCGGTTCCAAGTTAATGATACTCTTT ATTTCAAGTATAAAAACGGGACGGATTCTGTGTTGGTTGTAAGCAAGGAAGATTACTTCTCTTGCAATACCAAAAACCCAGTAATTACCCTAAAAGATGGTGAATCAATCTTCAAATTTGGTCATTCGGgtccattttatttcataagtGGAGACGCTGATCGGTGCCAGAAGGGTCAACGGCTCATTGTAGTGGTTCTTGCTGTGAGGCATAAACAGCATCTTGCTCCGTCGCCACAAGCTCCGACCCCGACTGCTCAGTCACCGGAAAACGCTGGTTCGCCGGAATCCGGCGTTGGATTCACAGCGCCGGTTCCAGCTCCGGCGAAAAGTTCTGCTTTTGGAGGGTCTGTTAGTGCATTGAGTTTGGGTGTTGTTTTAGTCAgtttttttgtgggttttgtttga
- the LOC111795043 gene encoding switch 2 isoform X2, which yields MSFQSLKETLKPCKTLSSSASAPTSPISSKPSLFQGSEVNFLRKPPKSSLSLQLLRLQDSFPPPQDRTQCRNQQTQVGVEKGEKEEKGVEGPEPDVLKRCQLGQFQFDHAGPFEPLILSSKDETPLVQVPSSINCRLLEHQREGVKFLYGLYKNGHGGILGDDMGLGKTIQTIAFLAAVYGIDGDGIHKEICGKKKGPVLIVCPTSVIHNWENEFSKWANFSVAVYHGANRELIHDKLEAGIKTLKRFGLTGTIMQNKIMELFNLFDLVAPGSLGTREHFREFYDEPLKHGQRSTAPERFIRIADKRKQYLATILKKYMLRRTKQETIGHLMLGKEDNVLFCAMSELQKRVYRRMLQLPDIQCLINKDLPCGCGSPLTQAECCKRTVPDGIIWPYLHRDNPEGCDSCPFCIVLPCLVKLQQISNHLELIKPNPKDDPDKQRRDAEFASKVFGADVDLVGGSAQNESFMALSDVRHCGKMRALEKLFSSWISQGDKILLFSYSVRMLDILEKLLVRKGYSFSRLDGSTPTNSRQTLVDDFNSSPSKQVFLISTRAGGLGLNLVSANRVVIFDPNWNPAQDLQAQDRSFRFGQKRHVVVFRLLAAGSLEELVYSRQVYKQQLSNIVVSGKMEKRYFEGVQDCKEFQGELFGICNLFSDLSDKLFTSEIIEMHEGRETKEGHAPNPNQNISKAGSSVIFKETDAVGSIETRKPTHPGKTATIKPTLEDLGVVYAHRNEDIVNYGPGTQEKMALPTTQDCALGQPRVPEIKKRKLDNIGEKDDGFSSTMDWKKVQYRKLAGFKGMGELEFSKWLLCATPLQREKVLEDYKKRKEKIPNG from the exons ATGTCGTTTCAGAGTCTGAAAGAGACTCTTAAACCCTGCAAGACCCTTTCCTCATCGGCCTCTGCACCCACTTCTCCTATTTCTTCAAAACCCTCGCTCTTCCAAGGTTCTGAGGTTAATTTCCTTAGAAAACCCCCAAAATCCTCGCTCTCTTTGCAGCTTCTTCGCCTACAGGATTCCTTTCCCCCTCCTCAAGATCGAACCCAATGTCGAAACCAGCAGACCCAGGTTGGGGTTGAGAAAggggaaaaggaagagaagggCGTGGAGGGGCCAGAACCAGACGTGTTGAAGAGATGCCAATTGGGTCAGTTCCAATTTGATCATGCAGGGCCATTTGAACCATTGATTTTGTCATCGAAGGATGAGACCCCGCTCGTACAg GTACCTTCATCCATTAATTGTAGGTTGCTTGAACATCAAAGAGAAGGTGTCAAGTTCTTGTATGGTTTATACAAGAACGGCCATGGTGGCATTCTTGGAGATGACAT GGGGCTTGGAAAAACAATTCAAACTATTGCTTTCCTGGCTGCTGTATATGGCATAGATGGAGATGGAATCCATAAGGAAATTTgtggaaagaaaaagggtcCTGTACTAATAGTATGCCCCACTTCAGTAATCCATAATTGGGAGAATGAGTTCTCCAAATGGGCAAACTTCAGTGTTGCAGTTTACCATGGGGCAAACCGCGAGTTGATTCATGATAAACTAGAAGCAG GAATAAAAACCTTGAAGCGCTTTGGTCTTACTGGAACTATAATGCAGAATAAGATTATGGAACTATTTAATCTCTTCGATTTGGTTGCACCTGGATCGTTAGGTACTCGGGAACATTTCCGTGAGTTCTACGACGAACCCCTTAAGCATGGCCAAAGATCAACTGCTCCTGAAAGATTTATACGGATTGCAGACAagagaaaacaatatttagccacaattcttaaaaaatatatgctaAGAAGGACAAAGCAAGAGACTATTGGGCATCTTATGTTGGGAAAGGAAGATAACGTTTTATTCTGCGCCATGAGCGAACTACAAAAACGGGTTTATAGAAGAATGTTACAGCTACCAGATATCCAATGCCTTATCAATAAAGACCTTCCTTGTGGCTGTGGGAGCCCTCTCACTCAAGCAGAGTGTTGCAAAAGGACTGTACCAGATGGAATTATCTGGCCTTACCTGCATAGAGACAACCCAGAGGGTTGTGATTCATGCCCCTTCTGTATCGTTCTCCCGTGTCTCGTCAAGCTTCAACAG ATAAGTAATCATCTGGAGCTGATTAAACCAAATCCTAAGGACGACCCTGATAAACAAAGGAGAGATGCAGAATTTGCTTCCAAAGTGTTTGGCGCTGACGTTGATCTTGTTGGAGGCAGCGCTCAGAATGAGAGCTTCATGGCCCTTAGTGATGTCAGACATTGTGGAAAAATGCGTGCTTTGGAGAAACTATTTTCCTCTTGGATTTCACAGGGCGACAAGATTCTTCTATTCAGTTACTCTGTCAG GATGCTTGACATACTGGAGAAGCTACTTGTGCGGAAAGGTTATTCCTTCTCGAGACTCGATGGCTCCACTCCAACCAACTCGCGTCAAACTCTTGTTGATGACTTCAACTCAAGTCCAAGCAAGCAG GTGTTCCTAATATCTACTCGAGCTGGTGGCCTTGGATTGAACCTTGTCAGTGCAAACAGAGTGGTGATCTTTGATCCAAATTGGAATCCTGCCCAAGACTTGCAGGCACAGGACAGGTCGTTTCGGTTTGGGCAGAAGCGGCATGTTGTCGTTTTTCGCCTGCTTGCTGCTGGTTCATTAGAAGAACTTGTATACTCTCGTCAAGTATACAAGCAGCAGTTATCGAACATTGTTGTCTCGGGGAAAATGGAGAAGCGATATTTCGAAGGCGTTCAG GATTGTAAAGAATTCCAAGGTGAGCTTTTTGGCATCTGCAATTTGTTCTCAGATCTCTCCGACAAGCTCTTCACTAGTGAGATCATTGAGATGCATGAGGGACGAGAAACAAAAGAAGGGCACGCCCCGAACCCGAATCAGAACATCTCCAAGGCTGGTAGTTctgttatttttaaagaaaccGACGCAGTCGGTTCTATAGAAACCCGAAAGCCAACTCATCCAGGGAAAACTGCCACAATTAAACCTACGCTTGAAGACTTGG GTGTCGTATACGCACATAGGAACGAAGACATAGTCAATTATGGACCGGGAACGCAAGAAAAAATGGCATTGCCAACGACACAAGATTGTGCACTCGGGCAGCCACGCGTTCCTGAGataaagaagagaaaactGGATAATATTGGTGAGAAAGATGATGGTTTCTCGTCAACCATGGATTGGAAGAAGGTCCAATATCGAAAGCTTGCTGGATTCAAGGGAATGGGGGAGCTGGAGTTCAGCAAATGGTTACTATGTGCAACTCCATTGCAGAGGGAGAAAGTACTTGAAGACTACaagaagagaaaggagaagataCCAAATGGCTGA
- the LOC111795043 gene encoding switch 2 isoform X1, whose product MSFQSLKETLKPCKTLSSSASAPTSPISSKPSLFQGSEVNFLRKPPKSSLSLQLLRLQDSFPPPQDRTQCRNQQTQVGVEKGEKEEKGVEGPEPDVLKRCQLGQFQFDHAGPFEPLILSSKDETPLVQVPSSINCRLLEHQREGVKFLYGLYKNGHGGILGDDMGLGKTIQTIAFLAAVYGIDGDGIHKEICGKKKGPVLIVCPTSVIHNWENEFSKWANFSVAVYHGANRELIHDKLEAGTVEILITSFDTYRIRGGILSEVTWEILIIDEAHRLKNEKSKLYSACAGIKTLKRFGLTGTIMQNKIMELFNLFDLVAPGSLGTREHFREFYDEPLKHGQRSTAPERFIRIADKRKQYLATILKKYMLRRTKQETIGHLMLGKEDNVLFCAMSELQKRVYRRMLQLPDIQCLINKDLPCGCGSPLTQAECCKRTVPDGIIWPYLHRDNPEGCDSCPFCIVLPCLVKLQQISNHLELIKPNPKDDPDKQRRDAEFASKVFGADVDLVGGSAQNESFMALSDVRHCGKMRALEKLFSSWISQGDKILLFSYSVRMLDILEKLLVRKGYSFSRLDGSTPTNSRQTLVDDFNSSPSKQVFLISTRAGGLGLNLVSANRVVIFDPNWNPAQDLQAQDRSFRFGQKRHVVVFRLLAAGSLEELVYSRQVYKQQLSNIVVSGKMEKRYFEGVQDCKEFQGELFGICNLFSDLSDKLFTSEIIEMHEGRETKEGHAPNPNQNISKAGSSVIFKETDAVGSIETRKPTHPGKTATIKPTLEDLGVVYAHRNEDIVNYGPGTQEKMALPTTQDCALGQPRVPEIKKRKLDNIGEKDDGFSSTMDWKKVQYRKLAGFKGMGELEFSKWLLCATPLQREKVLEDYKKRKEKIPNG is encoded by the exons ATGTCGTTTCAGAGTCTGAAAGAGACTCTTAAACCCTGCAAGACCCTTTCCTCATCGGCCTCTGCACCCACTTCTCCTATTTCTTCAAAACCCTCGCTCTTCCAAGGTTCTGAGGTTAATTTCCTTAGAAAACCCCCAAAATCCTCGCTCTCTTTGCAGCTTCTTCGCCTACAGGATTCCTTTCCCCCTCCTCAAGATCGAACCCAATGTCGAAACCAGCAGACCCAGGTTGGGGTTGAGAAAggggaaaaggaagagaagggCGTGGAGGGGCCAGAACCAGACGTGTTGAAGAGATGCCAATTGGGTCAGTTCCAATTTGATCATGCAGGGCCATTTGAACCATTGATTTTGTCATCGAAGGATGAGACCCCGCTCGTACAg GTACCTTCATCCATTAATTGTAGGTTGCTTGAACATCAAAGAGAAGGTGTCAAGTTCTTGTATGGTTTATACAAGAACGGCCATGGTGGCATTCTTGGAGATGACAT GGGGCTTGGAAAAACAATTCAAACTATTGCTTTCCTGGCTGCTGTATATGGCATAGATGGAGATGGAATCCATAAGGAAATTTgtggaaagaaaaagggtcCTGTACTAATAGTATGCCCCACTTCAGTAATCCATAATTGGGAGAATGAGTTCTCCAAATGGGCAAACTTCAGTGTTGCAGTTTACCATGGGGCAAACCGCGAGTTGATTCATGATAAACTAGAAGCAGGTACTGTCGAGATACTTATCACTAGCTTTGATACGTACAGAATCCGTGGTGGTATTCTTTCAGAGGTCACATGGGAGATTTTGATCATTGACGAGGCTCATCGgcttaagaatgagaaatcgAAACTCTATAGTGCATGTGCAGGAATAAAAACCTTGAAGCGCTTTGGTCTTACTGGAACTATAATGCAGAATAAGATTATGGAACTATTTAATCTCTTCGATTTGGTTGCACCTGGATCGTTAGGTACTCGGGAACATTTCCGTGAGTTCTACGACGAACCCCTTAAGCATGGCCAAAGATCAACTGCTCCTGAAAGATTTATACGGATTGCAGACAagagaaaacaatatttagccacaattcttaaaaaatatatgctaAGAAGGACAAAGCAAGAGACTATTGGGCATCTTATGTTGGGAAAGGAAGATAACGTTTTATTCTGCGCCATGAGCGAACTACAAAAACGGGTTTATAGAAGAATGTTACAGCTACCAGATATCCAATGCCTTATCAATAAAGACCTTCCTTGTGGCTGTGGGAGCCCTCTCACTCAAGCAGAGTGTTGCAAAAGGACTGTACCAGATGGAATTATCTGGCCTTACCTGCATAGAGACAACCCAGAGGGTTGTGATTCATGCCCCTTCTGTATCGTTCTCCCGTGTCTCGTCAAGCTTCAACAG ATAAGTAATCATCTGGAGCTGATTAAACCAAATCCTAAGGACGACCCTGATAAACAAAGGAGAGATGCAGAATTTGCTTCCAAAGTGTTTGGCGCTGACGTTGATCTTGTTGGAGGCAGCGCTCAGAATGAGAGCTTCATGGCCCTTAGTGATGTCAGACATTGTGGAAAAATGCGTGCTTTGGAGAAACTATTTTCCTCTTGGATTTCACAGGGCGACAAGATTCTTCTATTCAGTTACTCTGTCAG GATGCTTGACATACTGGAGAAGCTACTTGTGCGGAAAGGTTATTCCTTCTCGAGACTCGATGGCTCCACTCCAACCAACTCGCGTCAAACTCTTGTTGATGACTTCAACTCAAGTCCAAGCAAGCAG GTGTTCCTAATATCTACTCGAGCTGGTGGCCTTGGATTGAACCTTGTCAGTGCAAACAGAGTGGTGATCTTTGATCCAAATTGGAATCCTGCCCAAGACTTGCAGGCACAGGACAGGTCGTTTCGGTTTGGGCAGAAGCGGCATGTTGTCGTTTTTCGCCTGCTTGCTGCTGGTTCATTAGAAGAACTTGTATACTCTCGTCAAGTATACAAGCAGCAGTTATCGAACATTGTTGTCTCGGGGAAAATGGAGAAGCGATATTTCGAAGGCGTTCAG GATTGTAAAGAATTCCAAGGTGAGCTTTTTGGCATCTGCAATTTGTTCTCAGATCTCTCCGACAAGCTCTTCACTAGTGAGATCATTGAGATGCATGAGGGACGAGAAACAAAAGAAGGGCACGCCCCGAACCCGAATCAGAACATCTCCAAGGCTGGTAGTTctgttatttttaaagaaaccGACGCAGTCGGTTCTATAGAAACCCGAAAGCCAACTCATCCAGGGAAAACTGCCACAATTAAACCTACGCTTGAAGACTTGG GTGTCGTATACGCACATAGGAACGAAGACATAGTCAATTATGGACCGGGAACGCAAGAAAAAATGGCATTGCCAACGACACAAGATTGTGCACTCGGGCAGCCACGCGTTCCTGAGataaagaagagaaaactGGATAATATTGGTGAGAAAGATGATGGTTTCTCGTCAACCATGGATTGGAAGAAGGTCCAATATCGAAAGCTTGCTGGATTCAAGGGAATGGGGGAGCTGGAGTTCAGCAAATGGTTACTATGTGCAACTCCATTGCAGAGGGAGAAAGTACTTGAAGACTACaagaagagaaaggagaagataCCAAATGGCTGA